Genomic DNA from Selenomonas sp. oral taxon 126:
GTGGCGAGCGTAGCGAGCCGATAGGGGCGTTCGTGCAACAGTCCCCTTTGGCGCCCCGTTACTTATCCTTCCCGTGGCAGTTCTTATACTTCTTGCCGCTGCCGCAGGGGCACGGGTCGTTGCGCCCGACCTTCCTGCCTTCCTCGTTCTTTGTCGCCTTTGCCTCGGCGGGGACGGACTCGTCGCCATGCGAGGCGCGCGCGTTCATAAGGTGGTCTTCAAGTTTCGACCGCTCGCGTGCGAGCAGCTGCTCCGCGCGGCGCTGTGCCCCCTCGTCCACCACGGGGGCGGGGCGCGGCGTACCATCGGCGGAGACGGGCGGTGCTGCCTGCTGCGTTGCCATCGCGGGGGTGACGATGCTCACATGGTACATGAGGGAGGCGATCTGATCCATGATGGACGCCTCCATCTCCTCAAACATTGTGAGCGCCTCAATCTTGTACTCGACAAGCGGGTTACGCTGTCCATACGCACGTAGGTTGATGCCCTCACGCAGCATATCCATGTGGTCGAGGTGATCCATCCACTTCTGATCGACAACGCGCAGCATGACGACCTTCTCGAGCTCGCGCATATTCTCCTCGCCGAACATCAGCTCACGCGAGCGGTAGCCCTCTTCGGCGACCTTTTCGAGCTCCTCCTGAATCTCGTCGCGCGCCAGCGCCTCGAGCTCTGCCTTCTTGAGGCGTCCCTTCGGCGCATACACCTTCTCCGCGTCCTCGATGAGCGCGTCGAGCTGCCACTCCTCGGGATACAGCTTTTCGTTCGCGTACTGCGTCATCTCGTCCTTGATGATGTGCTTCACCATGGCGAGGATGTTCTCGCGCAGATTCTCGCCGAGCAGGATCTTCTTGCGCTCGCCGTAGATGACCTCGCGCTGCTGATTCATGACATCGTCGTACTCTAGGACGTGCTTGCGGATGTCGAAGTTGCGCGCCTCGACCTTCTTCTGCGCATGCTCAATCGAGCGCGTGATGATGGCGTGCTCGATGGGCTCGTCCTCCTCCATGCCGAGGCGATCCATGATGCCCGCAATGCGGTCGGAGGCAAAGAGCCGCATCAGGTCGTCCTCAAGCGAGAGGAAGAACTTCGACGCACCGGGGTCGCCCTGACGCCCCGAACGTCCGCGCAGCTGATTGTCAATGCGCCGCGATTCGTGGCGCTCTGTACCGACAATGTATAGCCCGCCGAGTGCCTCGACGCCCTCGCCGAGCTTGATGTCCGTGCCGCGTCCCGCCATGTTCGTCGCGATCGTGACCGCGCCCTTCTGCCCGGCGTTTGCAACGATCTCGGCTTCCTTCTCGTGGAATTTCGCGTTCAGCACGACGTGCGGGATGCCGTTCCTTTTCAGGACATTCGACATCTCCTCGGACTGCGTGATGGAGGTTGTGCCGATGAGGATTGGCTGCCCCGTCTCGTGAATCTCCTTGACTGCGCGGCCGACGGCGCGGTATTTCGCCGCCTTCGTCTTGTAGATGACATCCGCCTCGTCGATGCGCTGAATGGGCTTGTTCGTCGGGATGACAATGACGGGGAGGTTGTAGATCTTGAGGAATTCGTTCTCCTCCGTCTTTGCCGTGCCCGTCATGCCCGCGAGCTTGTCGTACATGCGGAAATAGTTCTGAAAGGTGATGCTCGCGAGCGTCTGCGACTCGCGCTGAATCTTGACGCCCTCCTTCGCCTCGATCGCCTGATGCAGACCATCGGAGTAGCGGCGCCCCTCCATCAGGCGTCCCGTAAATTCGTCGACAATGACGATTTCGTCGCCCTTCACCACGTAGTCGCGGTCGCGGTGCATCAGCGCCTTTGCGCGCAGCGCCGCCGTAAAGCAGTGCGAGAGCTCGATGTTCTCGGGTGCGTAGAGGTTCGTGATGCCGACAATCTTCTCGATCTTCGGCACAGCGGAGTCGGCGGGCGCGACGGTCTTCTGCTTCTCGTCGACCGTGTAGTCCTCGCCCTCCTTCAGATGGCGTACCGCCTCCGCCATGACGCGGTAGTTGTCCGTGGACTTCGTGCCGGGGCCGGAGATGATGAGCGGCGTGCGCGCCTCGTCGATGAGGATGGAGTCCACCTCGTCGACAATCGCGTAGTGCAACGGGCGCTGCACCATCTGCCCCTCGGAGAGCACCATGTTGTCGCGCAGGTAGTCAAAGCCGAACTCGTTGTTCGTGCCGAACGTCACATCTGCGGCGTACGCCGCCTTGCGCTCGGGGAAGTCCATATTGTGCGCGATGAGTCCGACCGACAGCCCGAGGTAGCGATAGAGCTTGCCCATCCACTCGCTGTCGCGGCGTGCGAGGTAGTCGTTGACCGTGACCATGTGGACGCCCTTGCCCGCGAGTGCGTTGAGGTAGACCGCCGTGGTCGCGACGAGGGTTTTGCCCTCGCCTGTGCGCATCTCGGCGATGCGACCCTCGTGGAGGCAGATGCCGCCGATGAGCTGCACGTCGAAGTGGCGCATGCCGAGCACACGGCGCGAGGTCTCGCGCACGACGGCAAACGCCTCGGGGAGGATCTCCTCCATCGCCTGCCCCTGTTCGAGCTGCTCGCGGAATTTCCGCGTGTAGCCCGTCAGCTTGTCGTCCGTGAGGTTCATCATCGTGGGCTCAAGCGCGTTGATCTGCTCCACGATCTCGCGGTAGCGCGCGATCTCCTTGTCATTGTTGTCGCCAAGGAAGCGTTTTAGAATCGAAGATATTCCGAACAAGTAGTTTCACACTCCTGTAGATAATAGCGTACCATTCGTTGAAAGACAATATTCGTTTCATTATAACATAAAGCCCCCGCCTTTGCATAGGAATTTACAAAGAGGGCTCTTTGTCATATGTTACGGAGTACCCCGTGCTTGCTCCACGCAAACGCTTAGTTACGCAAGCGGTCGGGCACTTATCTGCGAGGGAATCACGGACTCATTCAACCATTCATCTTGGCACATCTTTTTCGCCCTCTCTGCGTCGATAAATCCTCAGCATAGCCGCCGCTATGCTTCCGGTTTATCTTCTTGACAGGACGGAAAATCTGCACCAATCTGAACGGCATCATTGAGTTCGTGATTCCCTAATACCTGCGGACTTCTTAAACGCGCTTCGCTTGAACGAAAGAAATCCGCAGGGGGCAGAACGTGCCCTCGTTTCCGCTTGCTCCACTAGGGTTTGCTTAGGAGCATCGCACGGCGCTGTTTCCTGTTCCCCGTAATATACGATTAAAGAGTCGTTCGTTTCGACTCCGTGACAGCACGGCTAAAATCTGCTATAATAGGGAAGTCTTTTTATTGGAAAGGGAATGCGGACAAATCCGCTGAAAGGATATGGAATGAGTGAGCAAGGTGCAAGACCCGCCGCAACGGCGGGGGTGATGACTGCCGCAGCGGTGGTCTACGCGCTCGCGGCAATCTATCTGCCCATGCTGACGATGATGATGGGGATGTTCTGGCCGGTCTTTATTGCGCTCGTGACTGTGCGTGAGGGGCTGCGCTGGGGTGTGCTCGCGGCAGCGGCGTCGCTCATCCTCACGATGCTCTTTGCGACACCCGTGACGGGCGCGTTCTTCGTGCTCTCGTTCGCGCCGACAGGGCTCGTCCTCGGCGCGTTCTTTCGGCGTGGGGCAGACACTGTGCGCGCGCTCACGGGCGGGGCGCTTGCCTCGCTCGCGGGCAAGGCGGTAGCGGCGGGAATGATGCTCCTGCTCTTCGGACTGAATCCGTTTGCGATGGATATTTCCATGGCGAACGAGACGATGGATGAGACGCTTGCCATGTACCGCTCCCTCGGCATGGACGAGGCGCAGCTCGAGGAGACACGCGCGGCATCGGCGCAGGTGCTCGAGCTCTTCGTGCTCATGCTGCCCGCGCTCTTCCTCGGCAGCTCCGTGATCGAGGTCACGGCATCGTTTGTCGTGCTGCGCAAGGTGCTCGTGCGCCTTGGTATTCCCGCGAAGGGGCTGCCCGCCTTTACCGAGTGGCGGCTGCCGATCTTCTTCTCCTATCTCTTTGCGTTCTCGCTGATCGGCATCTACTGGGGCTCGACGCGTGATATCTCGTGGCTCTATCAGGCGGCGCTGAACGGCTATCTGATCTCGTTCATCGCGGGGCTCGTGCAGGGGCTCTCGCTCGTGCAGTTCCTGATGAAGCGGTTCAATGTATCCTCGTTCATACGCATCATCATCTATATCTTCATCGCACTGAACGGTTTTATGACGCAGATCATCTCGTGGACGGGGCTGTTCGACATCGCATTTGACTATCGAAAGAAGTTCCGCGAACGTCAGTGAGCAATATATTGCATATACGTTATCCATATAAAGAAGGTGATTCTATGCCGCGAAATCTATCCGCGTGGATCGACCTGACGATCCATCTGATCGTCATGCTCGCGCTTGCGCTTGTGACGTTCTGCTACAATTCCTATGTGGGCACTGCGGCCCTCCTGCTCTGGGCTGTGCTTGTCGCGTTTGCGTGGGAGCGTTGTCGTGACAGGGAACGACGGTTTGACCGCTACTGTATGGGCGTTATCCGCAATGTCAACAATGTTATGAACTATGCGGTGGACTCTCTGCCGCAGGCGATCCTCCTCGTGAACAAGGACGGTCATCTCGAGTGGTGCAACCGTCAGCTCGCGGAGTCCCTCGGTGGCGTGAAGCCGGAGCAGGGGACGGCGGTCGTGGATTTCTGGCCGAAGTTCAATCTCGAGGCGATCTGGGGGATCGAGGGGGAGTATCGTCTCTCGCATGAGGGGCACTCCTATCGCATCTATCATCGCATGGTGCCGACGCCGTCGCATATGGATCCCCTGATGGCGCTCTATGTGGAGGACGAGACGGAGCTTGCCGATCTCGAGCAGCGCTTTCGCGCGAGCCGCACGGCTCTGCTCTACATCCAGCTCGACAACTATGACGAGATCATGCAGGGGCAGTCGGAGGCGGAGAAGTCCATGCTGCTGCTCGCCGTGCGCGAGCGTCTGGATGCGTGGATGAACGGCCTCGGCGGCTTTATGCGCAGCATTTCGGATGGGGAGTTCGTAGCGCTCCTGGATCGTGCGTCACTCGACCATGCGATTGCGGAGAAATTTGACATCCTCGACCAGGTGCGCAAGATTGTCAACTCGAAGGGGATGCCCGTGACGCTCTCGATCGGTCTCTCGCTCGCGTCGGAGCAGTCGCTGAAGGAGCTCGGCGAGGAGGCGGAGGCGAAGCTCGACCTCGCGCTCGGGCGCGGCGGCGATCAGGTGGCACTCGATATCAGCGGCAAGACGCAGTTCTTCGGCGGCAAGGCAAAGGCGGTCGAGAAGCATACGCGCGTAAAGGCACGTGTCGTGGCGCACGCACTGCGCGATATCATGGAGAGTGCGGACGAGGTCTATGTCATGGGGCATCACAACGAGGACTATGACTGCTTCGGGGCCGCGATGGGCGTTGCATGCATGGCGCGTGCGCTCGGCAAGCCCGTGCACATCGTCCTCAGCGATATGAATGAGGGCATTGACCGTATTCTGGAGATGGTCGAAAAGGATGAGGCGTATGACGATCTTTTCGTCCGTGCGGGCGATATCGCGGGTGTCGCGTCGCTCTCGGCGCTGCTCGTCGTGGTGGATGCGCATATCCCGCACATCCTCGCCGACCCGACGCTGCTTGACCGCATTCCGAAGATCGTCGTGATCGATCATCATCGCCGCAGCGAGAATTTTGTCAAGAATCCGCTGCTCGTTTACATCGAGACAGCATCCAGCTCGGCGAGCGAGCTCGTGACGGAACTGCTCATGTACTTTGGCGACAGTGTGCGGCCGACACGGCTCGATGCGACGGCGCTTTACTCGGGCGTTGTGGTCGATACGAAGAATTTCAGCGTCGGCGCGGGGGTTCGTACCTTTGATGCGGCGGCGTACCTCAGACGTGCGGGTGCTGATCCCGTGCTCGTCCGGGCGCTGTTCCAGAGTGACTATGAGACGACGGTGGCGCTCGCGCGTGCGAAGGCGAATGCAGAGTATTTCCCCGGCGGGCTGATCGTCGGCAGCATTCCCGATCGCCTGCCGAACGGTCAGATCATCGCGGCGCAGGCGGCGGACGGCATGCTCCGCGTGGACGGGGTACGCATGAGTATCTATGTGTTCCAGCTCCCGGGCGACGTGGTCGGCATCAGCGCGCGTTCAACGGGCGAGATGAATGTTCAGGTGATTATGGAGGCGTTCGGCGGCGGCGGTCATGCGAATGTGGCGGGCGCGCAGGTAAAGGGCGTGCCGCTCAGCGTGGTGCGCGGCAATGTCGTCGAACAGGCAAGGGCATATATAGAGGAGAGTGACAGTCATGAAGGTCATACTACAGGCGGACGTTAAGAATATCGGGAAAAAGGGCGAGATTGTGGAGGTTGCGGACGGCTACGGGCGCAATTTCCTCCTGCCGAAGAAGCTCGCACTGCCTGCGAGCAGCGAGAATGTGAATGTCGCAAAGGCACAGGCGGGCGCGAAGGCGCGCAAGGATGCCATGGCGGTCGATGAGGCGAAGCTGATGGCGGCGCAGCTCGAGAAGGTCGAGGTGGAGATTCCCGTGCGCATCGGCGAGAACGGGCGGCTCTTCGGCGCGGTGACGGGCAAGGATGTCGCGGAGGCACTGAAGAAGAAGAACATCGACGTGGATCGACGCAAGATTACGATTCGCGGCGAGGTTGTGGGCGAGGGGCTGTACGAGGCAATCGTCAAGGTGCATCCGAACATCTCCACCACGATCAAGATTCACGTGAGGAAAGAGTAAGGTGAGGATTCCGAGTAGGACAGCCTCCCCCGTCGGAATGGGGGAGGGGAACCGCGAGCGGTCAACGTCAACCAATCACACGTCGCTAACGCTCGTGTTCTTGGGACGTTTTCGCATACGACCTGTTTCCCAATCAGCTGCGCCCTATGGGCTTGCTTCTTGGACAGGTCAGCAAGCGGTGGAAGGGGCGCTTTGAGCGACATACGCTTCTCTATCGTAAGAAAGTCGCATATGCAACCGGCGCCCCTATCGGCTCACTTTGTTCGCCACTTCTACGCGTTCCGCGCACAGGCCCCGTCTCGACGGGGGAAGCTAAGATACCGGGGACTACTCTAAAAAGCCTCCCCCGTCGGAACGGGGGAGGGGGACCGCGTAAGCGGTGGAAGGGGCGCTTTGCGTAGCGCCTGGATGATTACGAAACTACAATATAGAGCGGGCTGATGAGGATCATCTCATCAGCCCCTCTTATACAAAAGGAAACAATTTCTATGTCATTTTTCAAGGACTTATTCGGCGGCGACGGGAAAAAGGAGAAGCCGCCCGAGCTGTCACCCGAGGCACGGATTGATGCGGAGATCGCGGTGATCTTTCGCATGCTCGCCGACACGATGGGGACGGAGCGGCTCGTCATCCAGGCGGGCAAGATGAACGCAATGGCGCTCATGCGCTCGGAGAATCGGCGTGAACGCGTGCTTGCCCTCATGCGCATCCTCGAGGAGGATCCGTTGCTCTCCCCGCCGCCGTCGGAGGCGGAGATCCCGGAGATACTGAACCGTATGACGGAGCAGCTTGCGGGCATTCTCGCACGGCGCGATCTCGAGGATCGGATTGAGCGCAAGGTGAATGAGAAGCTCGAGAAGGATCACGAGGAGTATGTGGATGATATCCGCCGGCAGGTGATCTCGGAGGAGAGTCCCGGCACGGAGTCGCCGCACGACAAGAAGAAGCGTGAGGATCTGGAGGCGCTCGAGAGCGTTCATCTCACCCAGTCGGTCATGGAACTGCTGCGTCCGCAGAATTTCGATGAGATTGTGGGGCAGGAGCGCGCCGTGCGCTCGCTCATGGCGAAGCTCTCCTCGCCCTATCCGCAGCACCTGCTCCTCTATGGGCCGCCGGGTGTGGGCAAGACGACGGCAGCGCGCCTCGTGCTCGAGGCGGCGAAGAAGCGTGCCGTGTCTCCCTTTGGTGAGAATGCACCCTTTGTGGAGACGGACGGAACGACGCTGCGCTGGGATCCGCGCGATATGACGAACCCTCTGCTCGGCTCCGTGCATGACCCCATCTATCAGGGCGCGCAGAAGAGTCTCGCCGACAGCGGTGTCCCCGAGCCGAAGCCGGGACTCGTGACGGATGCGCACGGCGGTATTCTATTCATCGACGAGATCGGCGAGATGGACGAGATGCTGCAAAATAAATTGCTCAAGGTGCTCGAGGACAAACGCGCCTATTTTGAGTCGGCGTACTACGATCCCGACGACAAGCGCGTGCCGCCCTACATCCGCAAACTCTTCGAGGAGGGGGCACCCGCGGACTTTGTGCTCATCGGTGCGACAACGCGCGATGCGGAGCATATCAACCCTGCGCTGCGCTCACGCTGTGCGGAGATCTACTTCGAGCCGCTGACACCCGCGCATATCCTGACGATTGTCGAGAATGCGGCCGAGAGGCTGAATGTCAGGCTTGGCGACGGCGCGGCGCAGCTCATCAGCGCGTACACGATTGAGGGCCGCAAGGCGATCAACATCCTTGCGGACGCGTACAGCCTTGCGCTGAACCGCCTCCCCGATGCAGAGATCGAGCAGATTGTTTCACGTGAAACAATCGCGCCAAACTCCAAAGCCTCCCCTGCCGCAGCGGGGAGGGGCCTGCGCGCGGAACGTGTAGACCGTGCAAGCGGTGGAAGGGGCGCCTTGAACGATCAAGGAAACACTACCTCCGCCGCGCCCCCCCTTCTCGTCACAAAGGACGATATCTACGAGGTTGCGCAGGTCAGCCGCCTCTATCAATTCGGGCGAAAGAAGGCATCGGATACGCCTGCCGTCGGCAGGGTGTTCGGCCTTGGCGTCGCGGGCTTCCTCGGTTCGATTATCGAGATTGAGGCGGTGGCATTTCCCGCAACAGAGAAGGGCAAGGGCACGGTGCGGTTCAACGAGACGGCGGGCAGCATGGCGAAGGACTCCGTGTTCAACGCCGCGTCCGTGATGCGTCAGCTGACGGGGCGCGATATCCACGACTATGACATCCACGTCAATGTGATTGGCGGCGGCAACATCGACGGCCCCAGCGCGGGCACTGCCATTCTCGCGGCAATTGTGAGCGCCGTGACGGGCGCGGCAATCCGTCAGGATGTGGCTGTGACAGGCGAGATTTCACTCCAAGGAGAGATCAAGCCCGTGGGCGGTGTCTTTGAGAAGGCGTACGGCGCACGGCAGGCAGGCATCTCGACGCTCATCATCCCGTGGGAGAACAAGAAGGACATCCCCGAGGGGCATTTGGGGCACACCATCCATCGGTTGAAGAAGGCGGAGGAGGCATTTGCCGTGCTCTTTGCGGATGAGAAATGGAAAGAGAAGGGGGGAGAATAATGCCGGAAGGACGCGTTCCACCGCAGAGCATCGAGGCAGAGCTGTCCGTGCTCGGTGCGATGATGCTGAAAAAGGAGGCCGTCACGCAGGCGATCGAACTGCTGCGCGCAGATGAGTTCTATCGGCAGGCACACCGCGTCGTCTTTGAGGCAATGGAGAGCCTCGTGCGTGATGGAGAACCTGTCGACATTGTGACGGTGACGGAGTCGCTCAGAAAGAGCGGGCTCCTCGAACAGGTTGGCGGCATCACCTTTCTCGCGAATCTGACGAACAGCGTGCCGAGCACGGCGAACCTCGCTCACTATGCGAAGATTGTCAAGGAAAAGGCAATCCTGCGCTCGCTCATTGATGTGAGTACGGAGATTGCGGGCATGGCGTATGAGGGCAGCGAGGATATTGCCGTTCAGCTGGATGGCGCCGAGCAGAAGATCCTTGCGATTGCAGGTGGGCGGACGACGGGCGCCTTCACCCCGATCAAGGATGTGGTCTTTGACGCCGTGGATCGCATCAGCGAACTCTCCAAGGCAAAGGGCGGAATCACGGGACTCTCGACGGGGCTTGCGACTCTCGACTCCGTGACGCGCGGTCTGCAAAAGTCCGACCTCATTATCGTTGCCGCGCGCCCTGCGATGGGTAAGACGGCATTCGTTCTCAACCTCGCGACTCATGTGGCCCTGCAGGGCGGGACGGTGGCGTTCTTTTCGCTCGAGATGCCGCGCGAGCAGCTGATGCACCGTATCTTCTGTGCCGAGGGACAGATTGATGCAACGCATCTCGCACGCGGCGAGTTGGACGAGGAGGAGTGGAGCCGCCTCGTCAAGGTTGCCGACCGCATGATAAAGACGAACCTCTACTTTGACGATACGAGCAGTACGACGGTTATGGATATCCGTACGCGCGCGCGACGACTGAAGGCAGAGCGTGGGCTCGACCTCATCGCGATTGACTACCTCCAGCTGATTCAGGCACCGGGGCGTGCAGAGAACCGCACCCTCGCCGTCGCCGAGATGACGCGCTCGCTCAAGGTGCTCGCACGCGAGCTGAGTGTGCCCATCATCGTGCTCTCGCAGCTCTCGCGTGCGACGGAGGGACGCTCGGACAAGCGTCCCATGCCCTCCGATCTGCGCGAGTCCGGATCCATTGAGCAGGATGCGGACATCGTCATGTTCCTCTACCGTGAGGACTACTACAATCAGGACACGGAGAACGCGAACATCACGGAGCTGAGCATTGCAAAGCACCGTAACGGCGCGACCGACACAGTGAAGATGTTCTTCCAGAAGGAGTACACGCGCTTCCGTGACCTCGCGCGTGAGAACTGAGCGACAGGAAATGTTTCACGTGAAACATCTTGTTGTATAATTTGCGACAGGCATTGATTCCTCAACCGCAGAATTCTATAATTGTAGGAGAGATGTTGTTATGCCGATTATCGCGCGCTTTCATGGACTCGTCATCAAAATGTATTTTCAACAGGCGGAACACAATCCACCGCATTTTCATGTCATGTATGGCGAGTATATGGGCGCGTTCGACATACAGACGCTTGCCATGCTGGAAGGTGATTTGCCGGCAAAGTCACAGGCTCTGGTGCGCGAGTGGGCATCACGCTATCAGGATGAACTGCTGCAAATCTGGAATACGCAGGAGTTTGTCCAGTTGCCGCCGCTTTCATAAACTGTGAAGGGAGTGTGTTTCATGTTTTATAAGGTACGCGATGTAAAGCCTTGTTCGAACTATGAGTTGCTTGTTTCCTTTATGAACGGGGAGACGAAATTATACGCTGTTGCACCACTCTTTCGCAAGTGGAAGCCGTTTGAAATGCTTCAATCGACAAAAGGTCTGTTTGAACAGGTCAAGGTAGATGCGGGGGGCTATGGAATCAGTTGGAACGATGAGATCGATCTCTCGTGCAATGAACTCTATCACAATGGTGTTCCTGCACGATAGTGCCGTAGGTGTTTCACGTGAAACAAACATTTTCTTCACCATCCCCTCAAAAAAGAGGGGATTTTTTTTGTCATTTGTGCTATGATGAAGAGAGTTCAGTGAATATGGATGCGCATTTTTTGTGCGTATATACAAAAGGGTAGGGGAGGAAGAGTCGTGTTAAAGAGTATTGCAATCATGACGAGCGGGGGAGACAGCCCGGGGATGAATGCAGCGGCGCGCGCGGTTGCACGCACGGCGCTCTATGAGGGCGTGAAGGTCTGGGGGATCAACGACGGCTATCACGGGCTGCTCGAGGAGAATCTGCGCNNNNNNNNNNNNNNNNNNNNNNNNNCAAGGATGTGGGCGACATCATCCAGCGCGGCGGTACATTCCTCGGCACGGCGCGCTGCAAGCGCTGGCAGACGCCCGAGGGACGCCGCCTCGGACATGAGAACCTCATCAAGCGCGGCATCGAGGGACTCTGCGTGATTGGCGGAGACGGTTCCCTGCGCGGCGCACAGCTGCTTTCGGAGGAGTACGGCTTCCCCATCGTCGGCCTGCCGGGCACGATCGACAACGATGTCTGGGGTATGGACTATACGATTGGCTGCGACACAGCGGCGAACACGATCATCGACGCCATCAACAAACTGCGTGATACGGCATCGGCGCATCGCCGCGTCATCGTCCTCGAGGTCATGGGGCGCAACTGCGGCTGGCTTGCACTCGTTGCGGGCATCTCGGGCGGTGCGGAGTACATCCTCGTGCCCGAGGAGGAGTATGACCTCGCACAGATCACTGAGGATCTGATGAAAGCCTATGACCGCGGGAAACGCTATATCCTCATTGTTGTCGCCGAGGGTGCGGCAAGCGGGCAGGAGGTCTGCGACTACATCGCAAAGAATACGGATATCGAGACGCGTGTCTCCGTCCTCGGACACATCCAGCGCGGCGGTTCACCGACGGTGATCGACCGTGTGCGCGCAAGTCAGCTTGGCGAGCAGGCGGCGCTTGCACTTATCTCGGGGCTCTCGGGCGTTGTCTTTGGCTACAGCAAGGGGCATGTTGTCTCCGTCAACCTCTACGATGCCGTGAACAACAAGAAGAAGCTCGACTCCGACTACCTCCACCTCGCAAAGGTGCTGTTCTGAGAGCTGTTCTGTTTCCTGTTTGGTAGACTATGGACCTTCTCCACTGTGCCGGGGGAAGCTAATATGCCGTAATCCAAAGCCTTCCCCGTGCGGCACGGGGGAGGGGAACCGCGAGCGGTCAACGTCAACCAATCACACGTCGCTAACGCTCGTGTTCTTGGGACGTTTTCGCATACGACCTGTTTCCCAATCAGCTGCGCCCTATGGGCTTGCTTCTTGGACAGGTCAGCAAGCGGTGGAAGGGGCGCTTTGGGCATATAGGCTTTCTATTGTCAAAAATGCGTATAGGCTGCTGGCGCCCCTATCGGCTCACTGCGTTCGCCACTTCCCCCGTAGCGACGGGGGAAGCTGATATTCCGTAATCCAAAGCCTCCTCCGTCTCGGATGGGGAAAGCAAGATTTCTTCATTTTTACACCTTCCAACGCCCGCAGAAAGGATGATCCCGTGGCAAAGATCATAGCGATTGCCAGCCAGAAGGGC
This window encodes:
- a CDS encoding ATP-dependent 6-phosphofructokinase is translated as KDVGDIIQRGGTFLGTARCKRWQTPEGRRLGHENLIKRGIEGLCVIGGDGSLRGAQLLSEEYGFPIVGLPGTIDNDVWGMDYTIGCDTAANTIIDAINKLRDTASAHRRVIVLEVMGRNCGWLALVAGISGGAEYILVPEEEYDLAQITEDLMKAYDRGKRYILIVVAEGAASGQEVCDYIAKNTDIETRVSVLGHIQRGGSPTVIDRVRASQLGEQAALALISGLSGVVFGYSKGHVVSVNLYDAVNNKKKLDSDYLHLAKVLF
- a CDS encoding 6-phosphofructokinase — translated: MLKSIAIMTSGGDSPGMNAAARAVARTALYEGVKVWGINDGYHGLLEENLR
- a CDS encoding DUF2442 domain-containing protein, translating into MFYKVRDVKPCSNYELLVSFMNGETKLYAVAPLFRKWKPFEMLQSTKGLFEQVKVDAGGYGISWNDEIDLSCNELYHNGVPAR
- the dnaB gene encoding replicative DNA helicase, producing MPEGRVPPQSIEAELSVLGAMMLKKEAVTQAIELLRADEFYRQAHRVVFEAMESLVRDGEPVDIVTVTESLRKSGLLEQVGGITFLANLTNSVPSTANLAHYAKIVKEKAILRSLIDVSTEIAGMAYEGSEDIAVQLDGAEQKILAIAGGRTTGAFTPIKDVVFDAVDRISELSKAKGGITGLSTGLATLDSVTRGLQKSDLIIVAARPAMGKTAFVLNLATHVALQGGTVAFFSLEMPREQLMHRIFCAEGQIDATHLARGELDEEEWSRLVKVADRMIKTNLYFDDTSSTTVMDIRTRARRLKAERGLDLIAIDYLQLIQAPGRAENRTLAVAEMTRSLKVLARELSVPIIVLSQLSRATEGRSDKRPMPSDLRESGSIEQDADIVMFLYREDYYNQDTENANITELSIAKHRNGATDTVKMFFQKEYTRFRDLAREN
- a CDS encoding DUF4160 domain-containing protein, which codes for MPIIARFHGLVIKMYFQQAEHNPPHFHVMYGEYMGAFDIQTLAMLEGDLPAKSQALVREWASRYQDELLQIWNTQEFVQLPPLS